The following proteins are co-located in the Pseudomonas synxantha genome:
- the efeO gene encoding iron uptake system protein EfeO: MKKSFIALPLLMSLAPLAAFAATAPLDLVGPVSDYKIYVTEEIGELVTQTQAFTDAINKGDLAAAKQLYAPTRVHYEAIEPIAELFSDLDASIDSRVDDHEKGVTAEDFTGFHRIEYALFAQNSTQGLEALTAKLNTDVNDLQTRVDGLTFPPEKVVGGAAALLEEVAATKISGEEDRYSHTDLYDFQGNIDGAKKIVDLFRGQIGQQDQAFLAKVDKNFATVNKILAKYKTQDGGFETYDKVKDNDRKALVGPVNTLAEDLSMLRGKLGLN; the protein is encoded by the coding sequence ATGAAGAAGTCGTTTATCGCATTGCCGTTGTTAATGAGCCTTGCGCCACTGGCGGCCTTCGCCGCCACAGCGCCGCTGGACCTGGTAGGCCCGGTGTCGGACTACAAGATCTACGTTACCGAGGAAATCGGCGAGCTGGTCACCCAGACCCAGGCGTTCACCGACGCCATCAACAAAGGCGACCTGGCCGCTGCCAAGCAGCTCTATGCGCCGACCCGCGTGCACTATGAGGCCATCGAGCCGATCGCCGAGCTGTTCAGCGACCTCGACGCGTCCATCGACTCCCGCGTCGATGACCATGAAAAAGGTGTGACGGCCGAAGACTTCACCGGCTTCCACCGGATTGAATATGCGCTGTTCGCGCAGAACTCGACCCAGGGCCTGGAGGCACTGACCGCCAAGCTCAACACCGATGTGAATGATCTCCAGACCCGCGTCGACGGCCTGACCTTCCCACCGGAAAAAGTCGTCGGCGGCGCCGCCGCGCTGCTGGAAGAAGTCGCCGCTACCAAGATCTCCGGCGAGGAAGATCGCTACAGCCATACCGACCTGTATGACTTCCAGGGCAACATCGATGGCGCGAAGAAAATCGTCGACCTATTCCGTGGCCAGATCGGCCAGCAAGACCAGGCCTTCCTGGCCAAGGTCGACAAGAACTTCGCCACCGTCAACAAGATCCTGGCCAAGTACAAGACCCAGGATGGCGGCTTCGAGACCTACGACAAGGTCAAGGACAACGACCGCAAGGCGCTGGTGGGCCCGGTCAACACCCTGGCTGAAGACCTGTCGATGCTGCGCGGCAAGTTGGGCTTGAACTAA
- the pssA gene encoding CDP-diacylglycerol--serine O-phosphatidyltransferase, protein MPTFFKRSLLPKLRGFPLSPEAIEVLPSADAYRRCLLEKIAQATRRIYIVALYLQQDEAGQEIYDALHAAKAARPELDIVVMVDWLRAQRGLIGAGKQPGNSAWYQAMTQSHASEVPVYGVPVQTRELFGVLHLKGFIIDDSVVYSGASLNNVYLHKFDKYRFDRYHLIHSQALADSMQHLVEHGLVASKAVHRLDLPNPPTTRSLRNDIGDLRSRLKHAAYDTTAGQLPNGHLSVSPLLGVGKNNPLSRVILELIASAQQQLTICTPYFNLPLPVTREINRALARGVKIDIVVGDKTANDFYIPPSEPFKVIAALPYLYEISLRRFAKRHQPMIDSGQLNLHLWHDGDNTYHLKGLWVDQRYTLLTGNNLNPRAFRLDLENGLLIDDPKGQWLAPRRTELTQIFQHTTRIQGYQQLQTLVDYPPAVGKFLRRVSRVRIERLLYRIL, encoded by the coding sequence ATGCCGACGTTCTTCAAACGTTCCCTGTTGCCCAAGCTGCGCGGTTTTCCATTGTCCCCCGAGGCCATCGAGGTGCTGCCCAGCGCTGACGCGTATCGTCGCTGCCTGCTGGAGAAAATCGCCCAGGCCACGCGGCGTATCTACATTGTTGCGCTGTACTTGCAACAGGACGAAGCGGGGCAGGAAATCTATGACGCCCTGCACGCCGCCAAGGCTGCAAGACCCGAATTGGACATCGTGGTGATGGTTGACTGGCTGCGGGCCCAGCGCGGGTTGATCGGCGCCGGCAAGCAACCGGGCAACAGTGCCTGGTACCAGGCGATGACCCAAAGCCACGCCAGCGAAGTGCCGGTGTATGGCGTGCCAGTGCAAACCCGCGAGCTGTTCGGCGTGTTGCACCTCAAGGGCTTTATTATTGATGACAGCGTGGTGTACAGCGGTGCCAGCCTGAACAATGTGTATCTGCACAAGTTCGACAAATACCGCTTCGACCGTTACCACCTGATCCACAGCCAGGCCCTGGCCGATTCGATGCAGCACCTGGTGGAACATGGCCTGGTCGCATCCAAGGCGGTGCATCGCCTGGACCTGCCGAACCCACCGACCACCCGCAGCCTGCGCAACGACATCGGCGACCTGCGCAGCCGCCTCAAGCATGCGGCCTATGACACCACGGCAGGGCAGTTGCCAAACGGCCACCTGTCAGTCAGCCCGTTGCTCGGTGTCGGCAAGAATAACCCCCTGAGCCGGGTGATCCTCGAGTTGATTGCCAGCGCCCAGCAGCAACTGACCATCTGCACGCCATACTTCAACCTGCCTTTGCCGGTGACCCGCGAGATCAACCGCGCCCTGGCGCGTGGGGTGAAGATCGACATTGTGGTCGGCGACAAGACCGCCAACGATTTCTACATTCCGCCCAGCGAGCCGTTCAAGGTGATCGCGGCATTACCGTACCTGTACGAGATCAGCCTGCGGCGTTTTGCCAAGCGTCACCAGCCAATGATCGACAGCGGCCAGTTGAACCTGCACCTGTGGCACGATGGCGACAACACTTACCACCTCAAAGGCCTGTGGGTTGACCAACGCTACACGTTGCTTACCGGCAACAACCTCAACCCTCGGGCGTTCCGCCTCGATCTGGAAAACGGCTTGTTGATCGACGATCCCAAAGGCCAATGGCTGGCGCCGCGGCGTACCGAGTTGACGCAGATTTTCCAGCACACCACGCGTATCCAGGGTTACCAGCAGTTGCAGACGCTGGTGGATTATCCGCCAGCGGTGGGCAAGTTCCTGCGCCGGGTCAGCCGGGTGCGCATCGAGCGTTTGCTGTACCGCATCCTGTAG
- a CDS encoding TetR/AcrR family transcriptional regulator yields MNDIASSETRDIILDVTEKLIYRHGIAATGMDLLVKTAGVSRKSIYRYFANKDELVIAALQRRDERWMQWLRDEVERSEGSGERLLALFDALKHWFGSADFRGCAFINTSGETGNAQDPVRLLAKAHKQKLFEYALELCQAHGTPDPERQAAQLLILIDGAITVALVMGDSTAADNAQCMARTLLQL; encoded by the coding sequence ATGAACGATATAGCCAGCAGTGAAACCCGCGACATTATCCTCGACGTGACCGAGAAGTTGATCTATCGGCATGGCATTGCCGCCACCGGCATGGACTTGCTGGTGAAAACCGCCGGTGTGTCGAGAAAAAGCATCTATCGCTACTTCGCCAACAAGGACGAGTTGGTGATTGCCGCCCTGCAACGCCGCGACGAGCGCTGGATGCAATGGTTGCGCGACGAAGTGGAGCGTAGTGAAGGCAGCGGCGAGCGCCTGCTGGCGCTGTTCGACGCCCTCAAGCACTGGTTTGGCTCGGCGGACTTTCGTGGCTGCGCCTTTATCAATACCAGTGGTGAAACCGGCAATGCGCAAGATCCGGTTCGCCTGCTGGCCAAAGCACATAAACAAAAACTGTTCGAGTACGCACTTGAACTGTGCCAAGCACATGGCACCCCCGACCCGGAACGGCAGGCCGCGCAACTGCTGATCCTGATCGATGGCGCCATTACCGTTGCCCTGGTCATGGGCGATTCAACAGCTGCCGATAATGCGCAATGCATGGCGCGGACGTTATTGCAACTTTGA
- a CDS encoding DUF1348 family protein, with protein sequence MSAQAEVRPPLPPFTRESAIEKVRLAEDGWNSRDPQRVSLAYTLDTQWRNRAEFAHSREEAKQFLARKWAKELDYRLIKELWAFTGNRIAVRYAYEWHDDSGNWFRSYGNENWEFDENGLMANRFACINDKPIQESERKFHWPLGRRPDDHPGLSDLGL encoded by the coding sequence ATGTCAGCACAAGCAGAAGTCCGTCCGCCCCTGCCGCCGTTTACCCGCGAGTCGGCCATTGAAAAAGTCCGCCTGGCCGAAGACGGCTGGAACTCCCGCGACCCGCAGCGCGTGTCCCTGGCCTATACCCTGGACACGCAGTGGCGTAACCGCGCTGAATTTGCCCACAGCCGCGAAGAAGCCAAGCAGTTCCTGGCGCGCAAATGGGCCAAGGAGCTGGATTACCGATTGATCAAGGAACTGTGGGCGTTCACCGGTAACCGCATTGCCGTGCGCTATGCCTACGAGTGGCACGATGATTCGGGGAACTGGTTCCGTTCCTACGGTAATGAAAACTGGGAGTTCGATGAGAACGGCCTGATGGCCAACCGCTTTGCCTGCATCAACGACAAGCCGATCCAGGAAAGCGAACGCAAGTTCCACTGGCCGCTGGGCCGTCGCCCGGATGATCATCCAGGGTTGTCGGACTTGGGCCTGTAA
- a CDS encoding PQQ-dependent sugar dehydrogenase, translating into MLLRKNLLAALCATVLLPLSAVHAADGQQFPSEQGSVTATPIAKGLDHPWAPAFLPDQQGFLVTERPGHLRFVSPDGKLSAPLTGVPQVWAKGQGGLLDVVLSPDFKQDRMVYLSYAEGGGEGGKAGTAVGRGRLADDLSGLKDFKVILRQEPKLSTGNHFGSRLAFDRDGYLFVTLGENNDRPTAQDLDKLQGKVVRIYPDGRVPDDNPFVGQPGVRPEIWSYGQRNPQGLALNPWSGTIWENEHGPRGGDEVNIIERGKNYGWPLATHGINYSLQPIPEAKGKTAEGTVAPHHVWEKSPGISGMAFYDADRFKAWQHNLFVGALVSQELIRLQFDGDKVIHEERLLGELKARIRDVRQGPDGFLYVLTDEDDGVLYRVGLNQD; encoded by the coding sequence ATGTTGCTACGCAAAAACCTGTTGGCCGCATTGTGCGCCACCGTGCTTCTGCCGTTGAGCGCGGTACACGCCGCCGATGGCCAGCAATTTCCCAGTGAGCAAGGCAGCGTCACCGCCACGCCGATTGCAAAGGGCCTGGACCATCCGTGGGCGCCGGCGTTTCTGCCCGACCAGCAAGGTTTCCTGGTGACAGAGCGTCCTGGGCACCTGCGTTTTGTAAGCCCGGACGGCAAGCTTTCCGCGCCATTGACGGGCGTACCGCAGGTATGGGCCAAAGGGCAGGGCGGCTTGCTCGATGTAGTGCTGTCGCCGGACTTCAAGCAGGACCGTATGGTTTACCTGTCCTACGCCGAAGGGGGCGGTGAAGGCGGTAAAGCCGGAACCGCCGTAGGGCGCGGGCGTCTGGCTGACGACTTGAGCGGCCTGAAGGATTTCAAGGTCATCTTGCGCCAGGAGCCCAAGCTGTCCACCGGCAATCATTTTGGTTCGCGGCTGGCGTTTGACCGTGACGGCTACCTGTTCGTGACCCTGGGAGAGAACAACGACCGCCCGACGGCCCAGGATCTGGATAAATTGCAGGGTAAGGTCGTGCGCATCTATCCGGATGGCCGCGTACCCGATGACAATCCCTTCGTCGGCCAGCCCGGTGTACGTCCCGAGATCTGGTCCTACGGCCAGCGCAACCCCCAAGGCCTGGCGCTGAACCCGTGGAGCGGCACGATCTGGGAAAACGAACATGGGCCCCGTGGCGGTGATGAAGTCAATATCATCGAGCGCGGCAAGAATTATGGCTGGCCGCTGGCGACCCATGGCATCAACTATTCCCTGCAGCCTATTCCCGAAGCCAAGGGCAAGACGGCAGAAGGCACTGTGGCGCCGCACCATGTGTGGGAGAAGTCCCCGGGCATCAGCGGCATGGCGTTCTATGATGCCGACCGTTTCAAGGCGTGGCAGCACAACCTGTTTGTCGGCGCGCTGGTCAGCCAGGAGCTTATTCGGTTGCAATTCGATGGCGATAAGGTCATTCACGAGGAACGCTTGCTGGGTGAGTTGAAAGCGCGGATTCGCGACGTGAGGCAGGGGCCGGATGGCTTTCTGTATGTGCTGACCGATGAAGATGATGGCGTGCTGTATAGGGTCGGGCTCAACCAGGACTGA
- a CDS encoding Ku protein yields MPRAIWKGAISFGLVHIPVSLVSATSSQGVDFDWLDKRSMDPVGYKRINKTTGKDVTKENIVKGVAYEKGRYVVLSEDEIRSAHPKSTQTIEIIAFVASDQIPLQNIDTPYFLAPDKRGGKVYALLRETLKKTGKVALANVVLHTKQHLAALMPLESALVLVMLRWPAEVRSLDELELGSDVTKPTLAKGELDMAKRLVEDMSADWQPDEYRDSFQDKIMALVAKKAKAGKIEDVETAEGSEERKSADVIDLTELLKRSLAGKPAAKKPAAKKSSKKAS; encoded by the coding sequence ATGCCGCGGGCAATCTGGAAAGGCGCCATCAGTTTCGGCTTGGTTCACATCCCGGTATCGCTGGTCTCGGCCACGTCATCCCAGGGTGTCGATTTCGACTGGCTGGACAAGCGCAGCATGGACCCGGTGGGCTATAAGCGCATCAACAAGACCACCGGCAAGGACGTCACCAAGGAGAATATCGTCAAGGGCGTCGCTTATGAAAAAGGTCGCTACGTGGTGCTCAGCGAAGATGAAATTCGCTCGGCCCACCCCAAGTCGACCCAGACTATCGAGATCATCGCCTTCGTCGCCAGCGACCAGATCCCGCTGCAAAACATCGACACGCCGTATTTCCTGGCCCCGGACAAACGCGGCGGCAAGGTCTATGCGCTGCTGCGTGAAACCCTGAAGAAAACCGGCAAGGTCGCCCTGGCCAATGTCGTGCTGCACACCAAACAGCACCTGGCCGCGTTGATGCCGTTGGAGTCGGCCCTGGTGCTGGTGATGTTGCGCTGGCCTGCCGAAGTGCGCAGCCTGGATGAGCTGGAACTGGGCAGCGATGTGACCAAGCCGACTTTGGCCAAGGGCGAACTGGACATGGCCAAGCGCCTGGTGGAAGACATGAGCGCCGACTGGCAGCCCGATGAGTACCGCGACAGTTTCCAGGACAAGATCATGGCGCTGGTGGCGAAGAAGGCCAAGGCTGGCAAGATCGAAGATGTAGAAACGGCCGAGGGCAGCGAAGAGCGCAAATCTGCCGACGTAATCGACCTGACGGAATTGCTCAAGCGTAGTCTGGCGGGCAAACCGGCAGCGAAGAAGCCCGCCGCAAAAAAGTCCAGTAAAAAAGCCTCTTGA
- the ligD gene encoding DNA ligase D, whose protein sequence is MAKPLSEYNRKRDFEITAEPAGSSPATKRKTSALSFVIQKHDARNLHYDFRLELDGVLLSWAVPKGPSLDPTQKRLAVHVEDHPLSYGSFEGSIPAGQYGAGDVIVWDRGLWQPHDDPHKAYAAGKLKFTLVGEKLSGDWALVRTRLKGSGDKEQWLLIKEKDQQARPAADYDIVQAQPDSVLSDASVGKVKAASKTRKAAKPKKATSALPDQFSPQLATLVDRAPAGDWLYEIKFDGYRMLARIRDGEVRLFTRNGNDWTERLPRQVKALEALKLKDSWLDGEVVSLNADGLPDFQALQNAFDIGRSLDIVYYLFDAPFLDGQDLRNVAVEERRAALKAALSGSRSKLLRFSEAFAANQRDIFESACDLALEGVIGKRAGSLYVSSRSADWIKLKCRLRQEFVIVGYTRPQGSRSGFGALLLAVNDDNGLVYAGRVGTGFDQAALKSIYAKLTALERKTSPLEKPLTSAQARGVHWVEPTLVGEVQFTEWTREGVVRQAAFLGLRTDKPAAQIIHEQPRTAKSLEKPKKPKAKTTESGVKVTHPERVIDTQSGTQKQQLAQFYAGISQWILPFLRSRPVSLLRAPEGIEGEQFFQKHSERMAIPHIKQLDQALDPGHARLMEIDSRDALVGAVQMGTVELHTWGATTDKIETPDLFVLDLDPDPALPWKAMLEAAQLTLSVLDELGLQAFVKTSGGKGLHLIVPLARRDGWDTVKAFAKAMAQFMTQQLPERFTATSGPKNRVGKIFIDYLRNARGASTVAAYSVRARPGLPVSVPVSRDELKDLRGAQQWTVANLHERLQGLKEDPWAGYANRQKISKKMWDRLGAKPPQ, encoded by the coding sequence ATGGCAAAGCCCCTGAGCGAGTACAACCGCAAACGCGATTTTGAGATCACCGCCGAACCGGCCGGCAGTTCACCAGCCACAAAGCGCAAAACCTCGGCCCTGAGTTTTGTAATCCAGAAGCATGATGCGCGCAATCTGCACTATGACTTTCGCTTGGAGCTCGACGGCGTGCTGTTGAGCTGGGCCGTGCCCAAGGGCCCGAGCCTGGATCCGACCCAGAAGCGCCTGGCGGTGCATGTCGAGGACCATCCCCTGAGCTACGGCAGTTTCGAGGGCAGCATTCCCGCCGGCCAATACGGCGCCGGGGATGTGATCGTCTGGGACCGTGGCCTATGGCAACCCCATGACGATCCGCACAAGGCTTACGCAGCCGGCAAACTCAAGTTCACTCTGGTTGGTGAGAAACTCTCGGGGGATTGGGCCCTGGTGCGTACCCGGCTCAAAGGCAGCGGCGACAAGGAGCAATGGTTGCTGATCAAGGAAAAAGACCAGCAGGCCCGCCCGGCGGCCGACTACGATATCGTCCAGGCCCAGCCCGACAGTGTGCTCAGCGACGCCTCAGTGGGCAAAGTCAAGGCTGCCAGCAAAACCAGGAAAGCTGCAAAACCCAAGAAAGCAACCTCCGCCCTTCCAGACCAGTTCTCCCCGCAACTGGCAACCCTGGTCGACCGCGCCCCTGCTGGCGACTGGCTGTACGAGATCAAGTTCGACGGCTACCGCATGCTGGCACGTATCCGCGACGGTGAGGTGCGCCTGTTTACCCGCAACGGCAACGATTGGACCGAGCGCTTGCCCCGCCAGGTGAAAGCGTTGGAGGCGCTCAAGCTCAAGGACAGTTGGCTGGACGGTGAAGTGGTCAGTCTCAACGCCGATGGTCTGCCGGATTTCCAGGCGCTGCAGAATGCCTTCGATATTGGCCGCAGCCTGGATATCGTCTATTACCTGTTCGATGCGCCCTTCCTCGATGGGCAAGACCTGCGCAACGTAGCGGTAGAAGAACGCCGGGCCGCCCTCAAGGCCGCGCTTTCCGGCAGCCGTAGCAAACTGCTGCGCTTCTCAGAAGCCTTCGCCGCCAACCAGCGCGACATCTTCGAAAGTGCCTGTGACCTGGCCCTTGAGGGTGTGATCGGCAAGCGCGCAGGCAGCCTCTACGTATCAAGCCGCAGCGCGGACTGGATCAAGCTCAAATGTCGCTTGCGCCAGGAGTTCGTGATTGTCGGCTACACCCGCCCGCAAGGGTCGCGCAGTGGGTTTGGCGCACTGTTGCTGGCGGTCAACGACGACAACGGGCTGGTTTACGCCGGGCGTGTAGGCACCGGCTTTGATCAGGCGGCGCTGAAGAGCATCTACGCCAAACTCACCGCCCTTGAACGCAAAACCTCGCCACTGGAAAAGCCACTGACCAGCGCTCAGGCCCGAGGCGTGCATTGGGTTGAGCCGACGCTGGTGGGCGAAGTGCAATTTACTGAGTGGACCCGTGAGGGTGTGGTGCGCCAGGCGGCGTTTCTCGGTTTACGCACGGATAAGCCTGCCGCACAGATCATCCATGAACAACCACGCACGGCAAAATCCCTGGAGAAGCCCAAGAAGCCCAAGGCAAAAACCACCGAGAGTGGGGTGAAAGTCACCCACCCCGAGCGCGTCATCGACACACAAAGCGGCACGCAGAAACAGCAACTGGCACAGTTCTATGCCGGCATCAGCCAATGGATCTTGCCATTCCTGCGCAGCCGGCCCGTGTCGCTGCTCAGGGCACCAGAAGGCATTGAGGGCGAACAGTTCTTTCAGAAGCACTCCGAGCGCATGGCCATTCCCCACATCAAGCAACTTGACCAGGCGCTGGACCCTGGCCACGCGCGCCTGATGGAAATCGACAGCCGGGACGCGTTGGTCGGCGCTGTGCAAATGGGCACCGTCGAATTGCATACCTGGGGCGCCACGACGGACAAGATTGAAACCCCCGACCTGTTCGTGCTGGACCTAGACCCGGATCCGGCCTTGCCGTGGAAAGCCATGCTGGAGGCGGCACAGTTGACCTTATCGGTACTCGATGAGCTGGGTTTGCAAGCCTTCGTCAAGACCAGCGGCGGCAAAGGCCTGCACCTGATAGTACCGCTGGCCCGGCGCGATGGCTGGGACACCGTGAAAGCATTCGCCAAGGCAATGGCCCAGTTCATGACCCAGCAGCTGCCGGAGCGTTTCACCGCCACCAGCGGCCCCAAAAACCGCGTAGGCAAGATCTTTATCGATTACCTGCGCAACGCCCGGGGCGCCAGTACGGTGGCAGCTTATTCCGTGCGGGCGCGGCCGGGCTTGCCGGTGTCGGTGCCGGTCAGTCGGGATGAATTGAAAGACTTGCGTGGCGCCCAGCAGTGGACCGTGGCGAACCTGCACGAGCGGCTGCAGGGTCTGAAGGAGGATCCGTGGGCCGGCTACGCCAATCGACAGAAGATCAGCAAAAAGATGTGGGACAGGCTGGGCGCGAAGCCACCGCAGTGA
- the lpxO gene encoding lipid A hydroxylase LpxO, with product MKLIIVALYVASIAYVHLRGRVRHKLGRQLSDHSTFLAPVNCFLYLFSKQPSRPYLSPSDFPELSPLQEHWEQIRQEGQNLMRAGEIKRSDQYNDVGFNSFFKSGWKRFYLKWYGDSHPSAMKLCPRTTELVQSIGSIKAAMFAELPPGSKLVRHRDPYAGSYRYHLGLDTPNDPGCYINVDGESYYWRDGEPVMFDETYIHYAENTTAQNRIILFCDIERPMKYRWAAAFNRWFSRNVMAAAGSPNDEGDKTGGLNRAFTRLYKIRLRGKELKKRNRTRYYLEKWAIFAGLALIFIFI from the coding sequence TTGAAACTCATCATTGTTGCTCTCTACGTCGCCTCCATTGCGTATGTACACCTGCGCGGTCGGGTGCGGCACAAGCTGGGGCGCCAGCTTAGCGATCACTCGACGTTCCTGGCGCCGGTCAACTGCTTTCTATACCTGTTCTCCAAGCAGCCAAGCCGCCCCTACCTCTCACCCAGCGACTTTCCGGAGCTGAGCCCTTTGCAGGAACATTGGGAGCAGATCCGCCAGGAAGGCCAGAACCTGATGAGGGCAGGGGAGATCAAGCGTTCGGACCAGTACAACGACGTGGGTTTCAACTCGTTCTTCAAGTCGGGCTGGAAACGCTTCTATCTCAAGTGGTACGGCGACAGCCACCCCTCGGCGATGAAGCTATGCCCACGCACCACCGAGTTGGTGCAAAGCATCGGCTCGATCAAGGCCGCCATGTTCGCCGAGCTGCCGCCAGGCTCCAAGCTGGTGCGCCACCGTGACCCGTACGCAGGCTCCTATCGCTACCACTTGGGGCTGGATACGCCCAACGACCCGGGCTGCTACATCAATGTGGATGGCGAGAGTTATTACTGGCGCGACGGCGAGCCGGTGATGTTCGATGAGACCTACATCCACTATGCGGAAAATACCACCGCGCAAAACCGCATCATCCTGTTCTGCGATATCGAACGCCCGATGAAGTACCGCTGGGCGGCGGCGTTCAACCGCTGGTTCAGTCGCAACGTGATGGCGGCGGCGGGTTCGCCCAATGACGAGGGTGACAAGACCGGTGGCCTGAACCGCGCCTTTACCCGCCTGTACAAGATCCGCCTGCGCGGCAAAGAACTCAAGAAGCGTAACCGCACACGTTACTACCTGGAAAAATGGGCGATCTTTGCCGGCTTGGCGCTGATCTTCATTTTTATCTGA
- a CDS encoding LPS O-antigen chain length determinant protein WzzB codes for MNRTSPLPPSAASDEIDLFELFHAIWRQKKLVIGCTLLAGVLGAGYAFLAPKTYEVSSVLRPAAINELDALNRSEVYKLPPADALLKVGAQLDSYEARLGFFKDHEELFKAFKKPGQSLEQSFEEFNRNSVNLILPDPKKSDSLSNYIRLELQYPADVDGVAILNGFVDYAIAAERQQVGADLKVIVNNRLTELKGKIDAARSNYDTDKESKIAKLLEADRLKRAQLQDELSALRLQMKMERTNRLAELAEAISIAKSMGIRTPTTPSSMADATRSSGQVMRTEVNNQKIPLYFMGTEALEAERAALQQRTSDDFTNPRIAEIGKELQLLESNREVEVLRKRGNEDIFLQDVEPLRAEVARLRGLNIDMSNLKLVTIDRRAQEPLSPVKPKKPLVIALSLVGGMLLGLMIALIRYFIRSRSQALPYTALGDSSFARRDGKDEPL; via the coding sequence TTGAATCGAACTTCCCCACTCCCGCCTTCCGCAGCGTCTGATGAAATTGATCTGTTTGAACTGTTTCACGCCATTTGGCGGCAAAAGAAGCTCGTCATCGGTTGTACGCTTTTGGCAGGTGTATTAGGTGCGGGGTATGCCTTCCTGGCGCCCAAGACGTATGAAGTCAGCAGTGTGCTGCGACCTGCGGCAATCAACGAACTGGATGCCTTGAATCGTTCGGAAGTTTATAAGTTGCCCCCCGCTGATGCGTTGCTGAAGGTGGGCGCCCAGTTGGACTCCTACGAGGCCCGCCTAGGCTTCTTCAAGGACCATGAAGAGTTGTTCAAGGCGTTCAAGAAACCTGGGCAGAGCCTTGAGCAGAGCTTTGAGGAGTTCAACCGCAATTCCGTCAATCTGATCCTTCCCGACCCGAAGAAATCCGATTCGCTGAGCAACTATATCCGCCTGGAGCTGCAATACCCGGCCGACGTCGATGGCGTCGCGATCCTCAACGGTTTTGTGGACTACGCCATTGCCGCGGAACGCCAGCAAGTCGGTGCCGATCTCAAGGTCATCGTCAATAACCGCTTGACCGAGCTCAAGGGCAAGATCGACGCCGCCCGCTCCAACTACGATACCGACAAGGAGTCCAAGATTGCCAAGCTGCTTGAGGCTGACCGTCTCAAGCGCGCCCAGCTACAGGACGAACTCAGCGCGCTGCGCCTGCAGATGAAGATGGAGCGTACCAATCGCCTGGCCGAGCTGGCGGAAGCCATCAGCATTGCCAAGTCCATGGGTATCCGCACACCGACCACGCCGTCCTCCATGGCCGACGCCACGCGCAGCTCGGGCCAGGTCATGCGCACCGAGGTGAACAATCAGAAGATCCCGCTGTATTTCATGGGCACTGAAGCATTGGAGGCCGAACGCGCCGCATTGCAACAGCGTACCAGCGATGATTTCACCAACCCGCGCATTGCCGAGATCGGCAAGGAGTTGCAACTGCTGGAAAGCAACCGCGAGGTCGAGGTGTTGCGCAAGCGGGGCAATGAAGACATCTTCCTGCAGGACGTAGAGCCGCTTCGCGCTGAAGTCGCCAGGTTGCGCGGCTTGAACATTGACATGAGCAATCTGAAGCTGGTGACGATCGACCGCCGTGCCCAGGAACCTTTGTCGCCGGTCAAGCCGAAAAAACCGCTGGTGATCGCCTTGAGTCTGGTCGGTGGCATGCTGCTTGGCCTGATGATCGCGCTGATCCGCTACTTCATCCGTAGCCGTAGCCAAGCGTTACCTTATACGGCATTGGGTGATAGCAGTTTTGCCCGTCGCGACGGTAAAGACGAGCCGTTGTAA
- a CDS encoding TIGR03067 domain-containing protein: MSPLSTADFHALQGAWEQTALEDGGVLNPDDAHSAPGAITTINADRFEVVTVTGETLLAGRFALDADTAPKSITWIDAIGDDAGKRLPASYRLEGDDFVFIAADEGMPRPTVFSTGPGQTMRTFVRRR; encoded by the coding sequence ATGTCACCTCTGTCAACCGCTGACTTTCACGCTCTTCAAGGTGCCTGGGAACAAACGGCCCTCGAAGACGGTGGCGTACTCAACCCCGACGACGCTCACAGTGCGCCGGGTGCTATCACGACTATCAACGCAGACCGCTTCGAAGTTGTTACGGTAACGGGAGAGACATTGCTGGCTGGCCGGTTTGCGCTGGACGCCGATACCGCGCCCAAGAGCATCACTTGGATTGACGCCATCGGCGATGATGCAGGCAAGCGGTTACCCGCCAGTTACCGGCTCGAAGGCGACGATTTTGTATTTATTGCAGCGGACGAAGGCATGCCCAGGCCAACGGTATTCAGCACCGGCCCAGGGCAAACCATGCGCACCTTCGTGCGGCGGCGGTGA